Part of the Etheostoma spectabile isolate EspeVRDwgs_2016 chromosome 21, UIUC_Espe_1.0, whole genome shotgun sequence genome is shown below.
gatccgcaaggcTAGTGCTGCTATGGGGGTGGTGGGGCTGGACTCTCTGTGGggggtgtcagagaggaggacgctgtccaaaccacatgtcatcttggacaatgtcttcccccccccccccactccatgGCCCACTGTTCaaacacaggagcactttcagtgtaagactcattctcccacaatgcaccacagagcgccacaggaagtcattcctgcccgTGGCCATCAAACTGAGATAGCTagaactcctccctctaagtgtctgacacacacacacacacacacacttattatcaataatattatctgtatattatctgttttgtgcaataataataataataaatcctaatgtgcaatactctgctgctTCTActtattcattattactgttcaccatacaactccttaattatgtaaatattgtgTTGTAACATtgctttaactatgtaaatactgtacatatccacactccttatatttcctttattcatatttctacgctgatatttatatattctTGCAAcagtaacacagaatttccctcaCTGACATATTTCTGAAATTTCAGAAAACttgtaataaaaatatgaattgtGGAAATAAAGTAACAAAATGGGGACTGTTGATGGTGATATCTATTAGTTACATTATTTCACCCATTCACCTGCAGAGTCTCCCTTTAAGATGAAATGATGTACGTTTGGTTATGAAAATTATGATTGTGTTTTCCCAAGCTTGAGTTACCGCGGTGATCGACAGGTTGTTTCATGTTGACATGTTAACATgattatttttggaaaatactGCGGTCGACTTCTTACACGTTGATGTGTATGTATAATAACGATGTCTTACTACACAGTCTTATTAATAATATCAACTGTTTTATTAATCGGAGTTTTAGTCAACACTCAATTATGATTTAAGGGGAAAATAAGAAAGCATTTGTACACAgttattcctttttttgtttgcttcattcttaaaaataaacagaacTATAATTTATGTGATGCTGTGGTTTTGTATATACTGCACATTTTTTTGgtctttaaatattgttttcttaGTGATTTGAGCTGTTTCTTTCTCAGATTAATAACCCAGATTCAAACTGAGCGCTGAAATCAGACCCAAGTTCCTGAATGATTGTTTTAACCCGAGTGGATGGTTGTAACCGTCGTTGTGGGTTTAATGTGAGAAAAGCTGCAGAGCAGAAACCCACACAGGATAGGAAATGTTGATTCGCTGTCAACAGTTTTTTATGATTTCTAATAACCACTGAGAACAGATTCatatctgctgctgctgtaaacaCTCAGgaactcctcttcctctctgcagcTGTGGGTCTTTTCTCTGGTTGTCTGGAAGCCTTTTTCTCACTGAGCCCTCTACCCAAACACAGTTTAACTGagtttaacccccccccccccccatagacTTTATTCATGGCGATTTTAGCATTCAAAGGTTACAGTGTATACTTGGATTTGATGAGAGTTCTCACACAAACAACTCCAACACACACGGGTTTTTGACGTCTCAGTGGTTAATACGGCAATGCAAATAAAGCATCTTATTATGAAATATGTTCTCATTTGCATACATGCAATGTTGTATAAGTCAGGctctgaataaaaaaagtccaaagaagtaatcttaaaaaaaaaaaaaagatatggatTATAAAATTCAGACATTGTAAAGGCTCTACAGGTAAATAAGTGCTATTTTGCAAACATTGGCTTATCTAATGTTAACTTTTGCTTCATTAAGAATGTTACACTGAAGATATTTGACAAAGCTGACATACTCTACATAATTTATTaaagagaaacacaaaaacagacaaaatactATGAACTATAAAATATCTACCAGACAGCTGGTTATTCAAATTATCTATCATTATAGAAGTCGCAACTAaaagtagaaaataaaataaaataaagcatctTAAAAGACCACAGAATTTAATCTTAGTAACtgctaaaatgtatttatattgttAAGATGACAACTACAacaagtaacacacacacacacacgcaccgcacgcacacacacacatacaaacacacacacacacgcatacacagacagaaacatacacacacatatacaaacacacatacaaacacacacactatcattATAGAAGTCACAACTAaaagtagaaaataaaataaaataaagtatctTAAAAGACCACAGAATTTAATCTTAGTAACTGCTAAAATGTTTATATTAAGATGACAACTAcaacaaataacacacacacacacacacacacacacacactttacacacatgcgcgcgcacacacacacacacgcgcatacacacacacatacaaacacacacacacacagacatacacccacgaacatacatacatacccgTTTTTATGACCTAGAGGGATCCAATGACAGGCAGCAGCCTGATGGGATCCACCCTTTCTAAAGGGTCTAGAGTCATGATTTTAACTGCTAAACTTATTGTAATTTGATATGAACACAAACATGACTTTAAACAGCAAACACtttcatataaataataaatctgacTTTTGTTCCACCCTGGGGACTACACCCTCATTTTTTTCCGTCCTGGGCACCAGTCATGTTATGTTGttaaaaatccaaaatgtaaaaatgtaatgttgttATTAATGCTGTTTTACTTAGTATAATTGAACATGATAAATatactcatttaaaaaataaaaacatgtttgtcagTCAATCTCCAATGACACACCAGACCTGCTTTACAAAGCTTCTTTTTACTGaatttaatgatttaaataCCCAATGTTTTCTTCAAAAAGGGATCTGGTGGAGAAAAACCTAGACCTACTGTAAAAAAAGGGACCAATGAAGCTCATATTTTCACAACCTTTATTCAAACGgcctttgcatttttttttaacattagtcCAGTACATTCTACTAGCATATTTCTGCCTCTTATTTTAACTTTACAAGAAGCAAATGCACACAAAAAGAGCAAACACAACATGGGACATCATGGCAGTAGAGGCTGCAATGATATCAGCAGTGACTTAGACTTGTAGGTCTCCAAATTCATCGCTCTGTCAAATATCCTTTTTGACATAATTGCTGCTGCGAGCAAGAAACAATACAGGAAGAGACAAGGAATGGCTCCTGCGTGTAGAAAACTAAGCAGCAAGTGTACGGAGAGTGTCTGCTTTGTGAGCTCTGGAGGGAAAGACACGCCACTCTCACTGGTCATATGCTTTCAAAGTGGATTTCTGCTGTGCTAATGTGCTAAACTGAGCTTTGACAGCTTGGGGGCAGACACTAAGGGGGTCACTGGCCATCTCATGAATGGTCACTTTTAAGAACAGACTTTTGAGCCAGCACTTTGACCAAATTAATCTTGTATTTCCCTCCAGtccaagagtctgggtctgtccgaggtttttgcctaaaaggacgtttttcctcgccactgtcgcactgttgcttgctctggaggagactactagaactgttgggtccttgtaaattctggagtgtggtctagacctactctatctgtaaagggtttcgagataactcttgttatgaattgatactataaataaaattgaattgaattgaatccagTGCAAGCAAAGCAGACATTCTTACACATGTGACTGATCTGTGTGCTTGCTGCCGTGTTTTATGTTCGCAGGAGCCACTTTTTGCCTCTCTCTGTTTAGTTTCACACTCACAGCTGCCTCTGCAACTCTTGATCGTTTACTTGGTGCGTGAAGACTAatctcttaaccctcatgttgtccttgggtcaaattgacccgttttcagtacattttttattctatttttcacaaaaaaaatgggccgtcaaaataagacattaaaaaaaatatcaaaaaccgttggaaaaaacaccaaaaacatagaaaaaaggcacccacaacattgaaaaagtgacataaatgttggaaaaaagcaataatattgttgaaaaaaagtgaccatggttgacgggaaaacaacacaatttaACTTTACAAGATGCAAATCTCTGGAATGcataaaaaaatgatgaatttGGAGACCTAAAAGTctgtcaaatttttttttgacaaaattcCCACTGCacgcaagaaaaaaaaaggagaggcaAAGAATGGTGCTTTGACAGCTTGGGGGCAAAgggtcatatatatatattgttaagATGAAAACTAACACAAATAATAATTGATATTCGTGAATACTGATCAAAGTATAAATGATGAACTGATGAGATTCAGTGGTGAAAAAAGGGCAAGCAGAAATCAGTCGGCACCTTCGCAGTTGGTGGACGGTCTCTTGTTTCTGGGGATCATCAGCAGGGAGAGTCCACAGCAGTACACCAGACTCTTCACTATCAGCTGTGCGTACAGCAGACAGAACAACTTCACTTGGTACTGAGACGGGACAGAAGCTGCTGGAAGAGTAGAAACCTCTGAAACAGAAAAGCAGTGAAACGTTTGGAGTTAGTCAGTCCTCTGCGCTCTTTGACAGCGTCTCCACATGAAGCTGAATCCCAGCTGAACAAAGTCACCGAGCCTTCATTACCTTGTTCTGTTTGGGCCGCCACTGTCCCCCCCTCATGGTGGACGTAGCAGAGGTAATTATACTTGCCACTCTCTTGCTGATGGATCAGCAAGATGGCGGCGGCGGCGCGTCCCGACTCTCTGATCTCCAGCTGCTCTCCCTCAGCAGGGGGCAGCTCCTCCAGAGGACCATTCTCCCTTCGTCTTTTCCAGGAGAACCGGACCAGAGGAGGAAACATGGCTGAGGCCAGACACAGCAGGGAGCTCTTCCCCCCAAGGTGGGCTCCGGGTCCTGCCGGGTACACGCTCACCACGGGCTTTGCTACCGGCTCGTCTGAAGTTTGACAGCAGGACGCACATTCACACAGTCAACGGCAGCTTACAGCACGGCATTCAGTCTGATCCTGGAAACTACATGGACCCTGATCCCTGAAGTCCTCATCAATACAGCACAGAGTTCACTACATCTACTGTGTTCACCTTCACATGAAACACACCGATCAGCTCATGTCAGCACGGGTTATATGGGGACTAAAGACaatggctgtggctcagtggtagagcggtcgcctgccaatcggaaggttggtggttcgatccccgcccctgcagtcattgccCGAGTtgcccgagttgcccccggtgctgtgcatcggagtgtgaatgtgtgtgaatgtgtgtgagtgtttatctgatgagcaggtggcaccttgtacggcagccctggccacagtgtatgaatgtgtgtgaatggtgaatgtttcctgtagatgtaaaagcgctttgagcagttgttaagactgtataaatacagcacatttacatctaTATAAAGATAGCAGACTTTCATAAATAATGTCCTGGCTGCATTTTGTTGACTAGCCAGGGgttattttcatagttttaaCTTCCTCTGTCCACCATAGAGACAATTAAATTACTATCATTTCAGCTGATTTCAGATGGGATCAACTGTGGgataaattgtttatttttctcgGTGGATTATCAGTAGGGAATTTTCTCCGGACTACTGCATCAACCCTTCAACTAAACCGATTGTGGCGAGGTTGCGTAAATTACCCGTGCGACACTTATTGACTGCGGCGTCTCGCCACGCTTCACCtggtatttttgtttgtgttttgttttcaaatgaggAGGACTACTCTTTTCTGGATTATTTAAGTTACCTTAACGAACTTTTGAACTGCGGGACATTgggtctttggggggggggggggggttaaatgTGTGGGAGTGTTTATGGTCAGGGTTGAATATGTTTGTATGAAGGAGtacgttgttttgttttaatacactTTGTTATACTCATATCAATGAAAAGAGACTGTGAGTTAGCAGTCTAAGGATAGCCAGACATTGGATGTGATTTGTGGCATTTATTAGGGATTGACGGGGATTATGGATTTATTTTTGCGCTGATACCCATTATTAGGAGTTAATTAAACTGTTATTTAGAACCGATTGAGTAAACCAGTGTTTTCCCTCGGTTTGTGGAAGGCTTAGGTGCACATATTTGGCGGAAAGGTttaggattctttttttttttttaataaaaagaatatgCAATTTGACATAATTTTGGTCCATTATTATCACAATATCTGTGTTAAAGACAAAAGTTGATGAAGAAGTCCAattacaatcattagatctgagaaaagtcagttagtttggtgctttttttcctgttgttgGCGTTTATTGCCACATTTCATGTTCAGTCAGCTTAAGTGCCAAAAACGGTTTGGGGGCTGAACCTTAGACTTATGGCGGGAAAAACCCTGAAAACATAAATAATCAAGACTGCGTTTAATAGAAAATCTCCAATACTGCACGtggttgtcttttctttgtatCCATCTGCAGTTAGagttgaaagagagagacagcaaaaATGTATGatcatttatactttttattattttagtggaaaattacaatttaaactcAGTTTTTGTTAGAAACACTAAACACAGGcctgcaatacacacacacgctgtggTCCTTTACATGTACTGATGGAGAGATGAGCTCACAGTAAGTAATAATGTGACGTGAGCAAAAAACGCTTAAAAAAATGGCTTGGGTTGTAcgaggaaaaaaatatatatttctgcgatttaaagctgtgaatgttGAATTGTTATCTGCTTTTAGAAATGCAGTGAGATAAGTTGTACTCAATTGTATTCAAAAGTTGTCGTCAATTActaatgtttgtatttgtatgttatAAATTGTTGAATaaagttcttaaaaaaaatcattcacttcataaaaaaaactatgacatcatcagtggcTTTCATTTGACTTTCATGTGAAGAATGCTTTGATCTTTTCTTAGGTCAGTATCTTTTACTTAGGTCAGTATCTTTTACTTAGGTCAGTATCTTTTACTTAGGTCAGTATCTTCGATCCGTTGCACAGTTTGGTCACAGAAACGAAACGTTGCACACAATTCTGAGAACTTGCAGCTCAAGTGTCAGCACTCCAGAACATAGAAATAGAATTCTATTCATTGCTCCAGACTGCTAAACTCTCAGCacaattgcattgttttcattCAAATAGAAATTCGAACTAAACCAGGATTGACATCTTAAGGGTTGACAACTCTATTGAACTGGTCAATTCGGTCGGAGGACCTGACTGAGAACGCTACAATGGATGCCAGAAGTGAACTTTCAAAGACGGACAAAATGCTTACTGCTGAAAATATGCAAGAGATTGGAACGCTATTTCGTGATGGTGGCGTCACGCAGGGGACTGAACCCGCTTCAAAGCGAGTACATTTCCCACCCATCTCAGAGACCGTGCAGCTCACGCTCGCAGAAAGTCAATTcaagccacagccgcccttcATCAGAAGTGGATCTGCTCGTAACCAACGCTCCTACCGTACTGCACATTTGGACCAGACTATGTCCAAACATGGGCGTGTGGTGaagcttcagcagagagacacattaaaagGCGGTGTCttcacaccagttccaccaaacaccctgccaggcgTGGAGGAGTATAAGCAAACACCAGAGCGTATATTCCTGCCACCCATCCTTGATAAGGTGCAGGGCACACATCGTCGGGCCCAGATGAAgattcagcagagagacacattaaaaggcggtgtcctcccaccagttccaccaaacaccctgccaggcgTGGAGGAGTATGAGAGAAAAACACCAGAGCGTATATTCTTGCCACCCATCCTTGATGAGGTGCAGGGCACACATCATCAGACCCAGACGAAgattcagcagagagacacattaaaagGCGGTGTCttcacaccagttccaccaaacaccctgccaggcgTGGAGGAGTATAAGCAAACACCAGAGCGTATATTCTTGCCACCCATCCTTGATAAGGTGCAGGGCACACATCGTCAGACCCAGATGAAGAGTCAGCCTAGAGACACATTAAAAGGCGGTGTCCTcccaccagttccaccaaacaccctgccagctatAAAGACCTCGCCACACACGCAGCTGGACCAGACTAGGTCCAtatatgggcgtgtgctcaggactcaggagagagacacattaaagggcACTGACTTCCCTCAAgatccaccaaacaccctgtcaGGCATGAtgcatgtacacttgccacccatcaacgATAAGGTGCATCGGACACATCGTCAGACCCGGTCAAAGTTTCAGCAGggagacaccttaaaaggcagCTTTCTTCCACCgtgtcaaacaaacacactgccAGCTATAAAGACCTCACCACACATCCAGCTATCGACTAGCACAGTCGAGCACGGGTctacaatcaaatcaaagcatGTACCTTTACCACCCATAAGGTTCAACTCACCACAGACTGCACTAATGCCACAAAGAGGTCATCAAGATTAAGCAGGAGAGGCATTATTCCAGGTGATCTGGTTTCCTTAAACGATTGTGTGGGTTCATTCCAGGTGATCTGGTTTCCTTAAACAATTGTGTAGGTTTATTCCGAGTGAACCGGTTACTcccacaattaaaataaataaataaatgtttactaaaaaaaaaacactatttgtTGTATGTCAATGTTATGGTATGAACATTAGCTTCTGACCTTGTTCAGCGTGCCTATTACAACGCAGCTTATTAGTGCAAAGGGATATTGAGTTACATAGATTAACAGAATCATAGTTCTCCCTGTTGCGTTTTTTACATCAAACACTGAATGTATTCCCTGCTTATCGATCACACAAAACTGGCAACATTTGTTTGCAGAAAAGCTTTCCACATAGCCGCACAATAATTGCATTGCCAAATTGTCtgctgtcaaaattgaaagtgtTCTAGGGTGGGGGGaggctgtgtttgttttttatttttttatttttttatttatgctctctattttttgtgtttgtctttataCATTCCTTCTTTTGTATGtctggaaaaaaattaaaattcaaataaagatatttgtgaaaacaaaattgaaagTGTTCCACGCAGCTTTTGAGTCTGTCCATTTACTTCAACTCATAGTTTTCAAGGTCTCTGATGTCCTCAAGAAGTGTCTCAGGTATCTTACCAAGTCCACATGTCTCCATGTCGATTGaattaaagcccatgttgcaggtttaattttgcaacgaatttgtgcaatttgtttgttggtaataaacatttcAACTGTTAAACGTTGTATTTGATGGTGTTGGATATCACAAAGCGGAATATAATACAAAaagtattttacagtgttttgcaATTATTCTCCTTTCCCCCCACAATGCATTGTATAGCATAACGTTGGGGAGAAAACAGAGCAGCCCGCTTTGTCtttgccactggtcttgcccaatatggcttttggtcttttaatattaacagtctatagTCTCGCCCGAGTCcatgtgtctttattatgtttagaataatattggagggaaagtgaaacgcAGCTTAGACGGGGATGTTGtttggcttttcacaagtttagacagctagctagcgctaCGCTGACGGACATTAGCGCTATAGCGTTAGCCTATCCTGCTAGGTAACTATTACGGCTGCCATTGGTGTTTCCtatatatgcgtccatgttgttAACATAATACCTGTGGCGTTAGTGCACCTTTTGTTCCATAATTCTATTGAATGAAATTGTAAGCTTTACTCATACGAGacgggtgggtttttgttacgttacacacaaagctaactggctatataTTTAGTTTCGTAGCCAGCCAGCAACTTTGGCAGTAGAGTTTTGGCGAGCTAACCACGAcagcgttgtcgcccacaatcaacctgcaagACACGCATCTTGTTTCTTTTCCCCGAGATcttggacattattttcatttaagaCATCAAAGACAAATTAAGAGTAGACCGAGTGTGCGCGGCCTGGAGAGACGCGTCCTACCATGAGTCGGTGTGGAAGCCAAGCTACATCTGCGGCGAGCAGTCTGCAGACCAGGGGAATAAAGTTCAGATTCTCAGTTTAAGACCAAGTCTGAGCAACATGATTCATCGAAAGCCCGGACTGGTGTGGATGCTTCAACCTCACAGACAACGGACTCGGACAAGccttaaaaaaacttttgaaggaTACAAGGGTGTACAGATACTTGTACTGTTGCGTATACTGTGAAATGGTTCTTATGAATTTCTCAGATAATCGTAATctgtaaaatattgattttacTCCAATCTGCTCTTTCCTTAAAAACTTCCAtgtgaatttattttaaaattaggcgCTTTGTGCCCAAATAAATTGATCATATATTAAATTACactctgttcattgttgtttaatcAAACtgattgtctgatgtctttCCTATTAACCCACGTCCTAATAATATAATTCAGTATTTTTGAGGGAAGGCATAAACCAACCATATTACAGTAGTACTGTGTATCCCGCACAGTAATACTGGTCACTTCTTTCGTACACTACAACTGGattaaagctatattgtcaatgagttgctcaaatgctcagtactaataataataataataatacattttatttaacagcgcctttctaacactcaaggacgctttacagagaataaaagacagatatagggaacataaagtgtaagtagtaataacaaaacagataaaacaaaaaaacaaaacaaacaaaacaaacaaacaaaacaaacaggaacagtgtatttacagataagcgagctggaacagatgggtttttagtctagtttgaacagagggagagagttgatgttgcggaggtcgggtgggagtgagttccagagctggggagcagagcggctgaaggctctggtccccacggtgatgagtcaagcatgggggacagtgaggtggagggaggaggaagatctgagggagcgggaggggacggcaatgtgtaggagttctgatagatatggaggggcaaggttatggatggctttgaaagtatggagaaggattttaaattgtattctgaattgaaccgggagccaatggagctgctgaagaaccggggttatatgatgaaatgagggggttctggtgatgacacgagctgctgagttctgaagaagttgaagtttatggagggatttttgaggaaggccaaaaaggagagagttacagtagtcaaggcgggaggtgacgaggctgtggataaggatggaggcagtgtgagtggtaagggacggacggaggcggtttatgttgcgtaggtggaagtactAGTACGTACTGTAGCAGTGGTAATAGTAGTGGATTGGTGTTTGTATCATTTCTAACACTGCTATTATGAGGTATCACATAAGGTATCTTTAGATTATATGATATCAAGGGGAATGTCTGTAATGCCCcgaaatgattgtcttgatactgtcataaGACGTTTTTATCATATTGTCTGTATGCAGTGAACTTATTGTCTAGGGATAAGTAGCCTTTCATATGACTCAgtctaaaaataaattaatataaacGTAACTGTCTGAGGGACAGTGCTATTAAGATTACACGTTAGTTCATATGTTTTGACAATTCCATTAATGTGTGAATTCATACGAAAATTAAAAaccataaaaatgtttaataaataagtttaaaaagggatgtttgatttaaaagtgtactaaaatgttttacattaaaaatatgtttacattttgttctttattgCAAATGCTATTTCCTATGTTGAAATCAAAGGTCAAATGACCAGAGTTTTAGTGAAGGCCACACCTGTTGCATCGTGGGAAGAAGGTATTCAGCGAGAGCCAACGTGGCTGCAGGGAAAAAATGTACGGGCTTAAACTAAGATTTTCACGGTCCAAAAGGCGCGCACGGAAATTGTGCTTTTGTATTTCAGCTTTGTTATATTTGTTGaatatttgttgtaatttctttgtatttaatgcACTTTCTGCACTGTTGTGATGCTAACATTGTGGGGCCCGTCTAGTTAAAGAAACGCGTGTAAGAGACTGTAAAATGACTGAAAGTATATTTGACTCATTAtatttcatgtgtttattttgcTTTGTGGTTTTCACGGTGTCTTGTGGATGGAAATGTGGcaataaatgttaaaaggaCATCTGTACGATGCGTGGCCGTGTTCAATTGGACCAGTGTGATTACAATAAACAATTCAAATACTGGTGCATGCTGGTTGGGGAGGACCGTGCGTGATCCTGTCTTAAATGTCCCAAACGGATTTAGGCATTGTCAGATCTGCTGATCGTGGGGCGAGCTGCTCGACCGGCGGCTAAAACGCACACGCTCCCCTACGGCACACGCTCTCGACCGCAGCTTCGCCACCACACGCACAAGTGCCTGCCAAACCcagcgacacgttttcaccggaggaggaggtaaacacttagaaataacactAGGGGATGCCTTCTATCcctatatctagataagtgtaccagtacttattcaattcaattcaattttatttatagtatcaattcataacaagagttatctcaagacactttacagatagaccacactccagaatttacaaggacccaacagttctagtggtttcctccagagcaagcaacagtgcgacagtggcgaggaaaaacgtccttttaggcagaaacctcggtcagacccaggctctcttatctgaactaacaacatgatcactgtcactagatagaaagaaaacgtTAGCTCtgtgctattcactgacagtaaaaagcaaaGTCATTGCATGtgctgctgcgttgctaaatgaaggagacttccccaaatctcgacaattcctcatttgccctctcgtATGGCAGGTTTGTAATTATACGGCTGCTGGCCGAATTGACTTAATAAACCCgtgaataccaaaaatgaccaaaaactgacatttaacactatttggagacatttttaaaaatgatatacatatcttgagtgctttttgtacccaataatcaacagtggagGTTAACCTGCAACGTGGGCTTTAAGAGTCTCCCAGAGGGTCTAGGCTGAGACGCCATCAGTCCGCTTTACCTGCACAAAGAATGTATTTGTTCTGTAATGGACTTCACAAAGTCTGAATCAGTCAGCGTGAAGCTGCCACGTCCGTTTTGTCCTCTGAGTCAGAAGAGTTACTTTAATACTAACTGGGGTGTGATCAGAAATAATGATTGGATCATATTTTCCAATCTGTAATAACATTAATCAAATAGGGGTCaaccaaaaaaagagaaatttgtcTAGAGGCAATTTACAATTCAACATTGCTTTCAAAATTTCATCTGGTTCAAAAATCCATTGTGGACTTTAGAAATAAGGGCTTGATTTGAAAATCTTGAAGTTCCCCATTAGTCATACTGTTACTTTACACGGAGAGCACACTTGTGGCCCAATT
Proteins encoded:
- the LOC116671535 gene encoding uncharacterized protein LOC116671535 → MDARSELSKTDKMLTAENMQEIGTLFRDGGVTQGTEPASKRVHFPPISETVQLTLAESQFKPQPPFIRSGSARNQRSYRTAHLDQTMSKHGRVVKLQQRDTLKGGVFTPVPPNTLPGVEEYKQTPERIFLPPILDKVQGTHHQTQTKIQQRDTLKGGVFTPVPPNTLPGVEEYKQTPERIFLPPILDKVQGTHRQTQMKSQPRDTLKGGVLPPVPPNTLPAIKTSPHTQLDQTRSIYGRVLRTQERDTLKGTDFPQDPPNTLSGMMHVHLPPINDKVHRTHRQTRSKFQQGDTLKGSFLPPCQTNTLPAIKTSPHIQLSTSTVEHGSTIKSKHVPLPPIRFNSPQTALMPQRGHQD